The following are encoded in a window of Streptomyces sp. 11x1 genomic DNA:
- a CDS encoding SulP family inorganic anion transporter has translation MSACVPTPTTDPDSNRTERDHRPHSPPEGPRRRFHVSAADLSASIAVFLIALPLSLGIALATGAPLQAGLVAAAVGGLVAGRLGGSPLQVSGPAAGLTVVTADLIHQYGWRTTCAITVLAGIAQLGLAHLRVARSALAVSPAIVHGMLAGIGVTIAVAQLHIVLGGTPQSSVSANLGALPAQLAHLHPAAVSVSVLTLVLLLAWPRLPGSVGRQLRTIPAALVAVAGATAAAALATLSLPKVDLPSWRSHALAGVPDGPVLGLVAAVLTTTLVCSVQSLLGAVAMDKLAAGRTDVRRSDLDRELRGQGAANVVSGVLGGLPIAGVAVRSTANVRAGATSRNSTMLHGVWVMAATLLLVPVLELIPLASLAALVMAVGVQMVSLHHIRTVTRHREVLVYAVTTLGVVVFGVLEGVALGIAVAVGVALHRLTRTRITHDRRDGVHHVHVRGQLTFLAVPRLSRALHQVPAGAATVVELDGSFMDHAAYESLQDWQHAHHARGGSVEITGRAGTRIAEPASTTAGCRCRPWTPWRNHQCEAPATPTEGTPREETAEGPNGHQLARGISAFQRNTAPLVRGELARLAREGQQPSQLFLTCADSRLVTSMITSSGPGDLFVVRNVGNLVPLPGEESGDDSVAAAIEYAVDVLKVRSITVCGHSGCGAMQALLKTDPHGAQTPLKRWLRHGRPSLERATDKNRPWARLAGREPADAIEQLCLTNIIQQLEHLRAHDSVARALREEALELHGMYFHVGEAQAYLLTEAAPESGVFDQVTGAADPAEPNGTVLYDTRA, from the coding sequence ATGTCCGCCTGCGTTCCCACCCCCACCACCGACCCAGACTCGAACCGGACGGAGCGTGACCACCGACCGCACAGCCCGCCGGAGGGCCCGCGTCGTCGGTTCCACGTCTCGGCCGCCGATCTGTCCGCCTCCATCGCGGTCTTCCTGATCGCCCTCCCCCTGTCCCTGGGCATCGCCCTCGCCACGGGCGCACCGCTCCAGGCCGGCCTCGTGGCGGCCGCAGTCGGCGGACTCGTGGCCGGACGCCTCGGCGGATCCCCCCTCCAGGTCAGCGGCCCCGCGGCCGGTCTCACGGTGGTCACCGCCGACCTCATCCACCAGTACGGCTGGCGCACCACCTGCGCCATCACCGTCCTCGCGGGCATCGCCCAACTGGGCCTGGCCCACCTGCGCGTGGCCCGCTCGGCGCTCGCCGTCAGCCCCGCGATCGTGCACGGCATGCTCGCCGGCATCGGCGTCACCATCGCGGTCGCCCAGCTCCACATCGTGCTCGGCGGCACCCCGCAGAGCTCCGTCAGCGCCAACCTCGGGGCCCTGCCCGCCCAGTTGGCACACCTGCACCCAGCCGCGGTCTCCGTGAGCGTCCTCACCCTCGTCCTGCTGCTCGCCTGGCCCCGGCTCCCCGGCTCAGTCGGGCGGCAACTGCGCACGATCCCGGCGGCCCTGGTCGCCGTCGCCGGCGCCACGGCCGCCGCCGCGCTCGCCACGCTGAGCCTGCCCAAGGTCGACCTGCCGTCCTGGCGCAGCCACGCCCTGGCCGGCGTGCCCGACGGACCGGTGCTCGGCCTCGTCGCGGCCGTCCTCACCACCACACTCGTGTGCAGCGTGCAGTCCCTGCTCGGCGCCGTCGCGATGGACAAACTGGCGGCCGGCCGGACCGACGTACGGCGCTCCGACCTCGACCGCGAACTGCGCGGCCAGGGCGCGGCCAACGTCGTCTCCGGCGTCCTCGGCGGCCTGCCGATCGCCGGCGTCGCCGTCCGCAGCACGGCCAATGTGCGGGCCGGCGCCACCAGCCGGAACTCCACGATGCTGCACGGCGTCTGGGTGATGGCGGCCACCCTGCTCCTGGTGCCCGTCCTGGAGCTGATCCCCCTCGCCTCACTCGCCGCGCTGGTGATGGCCGTCGGGGTCCAGATGGTGTCCCTGCACCACATCCGCACGGTCACCCGCCACCGCGAGGTGCTGGTCTACGCCGTCACCACCCTCGGCGTCGTCGTCTTCGGTGTCCTGGAGGGCGTCGCGCTCGGTATCGCCGTGGCCGTCGGCGTCGCCCTGCACCGCCTCACGCGCACCCGCATCACCCACGACCGGCGGGACGGCGTCCATCACGTCCATGTGCGCGGTCAGTTGACGTTCCTCGCGGTGCCCCGACTCAGCCGCGCCCTGCACCAGGTCCCCGCGGGCGCCGCCACCGTGGTGGAACTGGACGGATCGTTCATGGACCACGCGGCATACGAGTCGCTGCAGGACTGGCAGCACGCGCACCACGCGCGGGGCGGCTCCGTGGAGATCACCGGCCGCGCCGGCACCCGGATCGCCGAGCCCGCGAGCACCACGGCGGGCTGCCGCTGCCGACCCTGGACGCCCTGGCGCAACCACCAGTGCGAGGCCCCGGCCACCCCGACCGAGGGCACACCGCGGGAGGAGACGGCCGAAGGCCCGAACGGCCATCAACTGGCGCGCGGCATCAGCGCGTTCCAGCGCAACACCGCCCCCCTGGTCCGCGGGGAGCTGGCCCGGCTGGCGCGTGAGGGTCAGCAGCCCTCGCAGCTCTTCCTGACCTGTGCGGATTCCCGGCTCGTCACGTCGATGATCACCTCCAGCGGCCCCGGCGACCTCTTCGTCGTCCGCAATGTCGGCAACCTCGTGCCGCTGCCCGGCGAGGAGAGCGGCGACGACTCGGTGGCGGCGGCCATCGAGTACGCGGTGGACGTGCTGAAGGTACGGTCCATCACGGTCTGCGGGCACTCCGGCTGCGGCGCGATGCAGGCCCTGCTCAAGACCGATCCGCACGGCGCCCAGACCCCGCTCAAGCGCTGGCTGCGGCACGGCCGGCCCAGCCTGGAGCGCGCGACCGACAAGAACCGCCCCTGGGCCCGGCTCGCGGGCCGCGAACCCGCCGACGCCATCGAGCAGCTGTGCCTGACCAACATCATCCAACAGTTGGAGCACCTGAGAGCCCACGACTCCGTCGCCCGCGCCCTGCGTGAGGAGGCGCTCGAACTGCACGGCATGTACTTCCACGTGGGTGAGGCACAGGCCTACCTGCTCACGGAAGCGGCGCCGGAGAGCGGAGTCTTCGATCAGGTCACCGGCGCGGCAGACCCGGCCGAGCCCAACGGGACGGTCCTGTACGACACTCGCGCGTGA
- the acs gene encoding acetate--CoA ligase, translated as MSNESLANLLKEERRFAPPADLAENANVTAEAYERAKADRLGFWAAQARRLTWAKEPTQTLNWSNPPFAKWFEDGELNVAYNCVDRHVEAGNGDRVAIHFEGEPGDSRALTYAELKDEVSRAANALLELGVQAGDRVAVYMPMIPETAVAMLACARIGAAHSVVFGGFSADALATRIQDADAKVVITADGGYRRGKPSALKPAVDDAADRAGNVEHVLVVRRTGQDVAWNDSRDVWWHEIVDRQSSEHTPQPFGAEHPLFILYTSGTTGKPKGILHTSGGYLTQTSYTHHAVFDLKPETDVYWCTADVGWVTGHSYIVYGPLANGATQVMYEGTPDTPHQGRFWEIVQKYGVTILYTAPTAIRTFMKWGDDIPAKFDLSSLRVLGSVGEPINPEAWIWYRKHIGADATPIVDTWWQTETGAMMISPLPGVTSTKPGSAQTPLPGISATVVDDEANEVPDGGGGYLVLTEPWPSMLRTIWGDDQRFLDTYWSRFEGKYFAGDGAKKDDDGDIWLLGRVDDVMLVSGHNISTTEVESALVSHPSVAEAAVVGAADETTGQAIVAFVILRGTANAEDESLVADLRNHVGATLGPIAKPKRILPVQELPKTRSGKIMRRLLRDVAENRQLGDVTTLTDSTVMDLIQAKLPAAPSED; from the coding sequence GTGAGCAACGAAAGCCTGGCCAACCTCTTGAAGGAGGAGCGACGCTTCGCGCCGCCCGCTGACCTGGCCGAGAACGCCAACGTCACGGCCGAGGCGTACGAACGGGCCAAGGCTGACAGGCTCGGCTTCTGGGCGGCTCAGGCCCGGCGGCTGACCTGGGCCAAGGAGCCGACCCAGACGCTGAACTGGTCGAACCCGCCGTTCGCCAAGTGGTTCGAGGACGGCGAGCTCAACGTCGCGTACAACTGCGTCGACCGGCATGTCGAGGCCGGCAACGGCGACCGGGTCGCCATCCACTTCGAGGGCGAACCGGGTGACAGCCGGGCCCTCACCTACGCCGAGCTCAAGGACGAGGTGAGCCGGGCCGCCAACGCCCTGCTGGAGCTGGGCGTCCAGGCGGGCGACCGGGTCGCGGTCTATATGCCGATGATCCCGGAGACGGCCGTGGCGATGCTCGCCTGCGCCCGGATCGGCGCCGCGCACTCCGTGGTCTTCGGCGGCTTCTCGGCGGACGCTCTCGCGACCCGTATCCAGGACGCCGACGCGAAGGTGGTCATCACCGCCGACGGCGGCTACCGGCGCGGCAAGCCGTCCGCGCTGAAGCCCGCCGTGGACGACGCTGCCGACCGGGCCGGCAATGTCGAGCACGTCCTCGTCGTCCGCCGCACCGGCCAGGACGTCGCGTGGAACGACTCCCGTGACGTGTGGTGGCACGAGATCGTCGACCGGCAGAGCAGCGAGCACACGCCGCAGCCGTTCGGCGCCGAGCACCCGCTGTTCATCCTGTACACGTCCGGCACGACGGGTAAGCCCAAGGGCATCCTGCACACCTCCGGCGGCTACCTCACGCAGACGTCGTACACCCACCACGCAGTCTTCGACCTCAAGCCGGAGACGGACGTGTACTGGTGCACGGCCGACGTCGGCTGGGTCACCGGCCACTCGTACATCGTCTACGGGCCCCTGGCGAACGGCGCGACGCAGGTCATGTACGAGGGCACGCCGGACACCCCGCACCAGGGGCGGTTCTGGGAGATCGTGCAGAAGTACGGGGTGACGATCCTCTACACGGCGCCCACGGCCATCCGTACGTTCATGAAGTGGGGCGACGACATCCCCGCGAAGTTCGACCTGTCCTCGCTGCGCGTCCTCGGCTCCGTCGGCGAGCCCATCAACCCCGAGGCGTGGATCTGGTACCGCAAGCACATCGGGGCCGACGCGACGCCGATCGTGGACACCTGGTGGCAGACCGAGACCGGCGCGATGATGATCTCGCCGCTGCCGGGAGTGACGTCGACCAAGCCGGGATCCGCGCAGACGCCGCTGCCGGGCATCTCCGCGACGGTCGTCGACGACGAGGCGAACGAGGTGCCCGACGGCGGCGGCGGCTATCTCGTCCTCACCGAGCCGTGGCCGTCCATGCTGCGCACCATCTGGGGCGACGACCAGCGGTTCCTCGACACGTACTGGTCCCGGTTCGAGGGCAAGTACTTCGCCGGTGACGGGGCGAAGAAGGACGACGACGGGGACATCTGGCTCCTCGGCCGCGTCGACGACGTGATGCTCGTGTCCGGCCACAACATCTCGACGACCGAGGTGGAGTCCGCGCTCGTCTCGCACCCGTCCGTGGCCGAGGCCGCCGTGGTCGGCGCGGCCGACGAGACCACCGGCCAGGCGATCGTGGCGTTCGTGATCCTGCGCGGCACGGCGAACGCCGAGGACGAGAGCCTCGTCGCCGACCTGCGCAACCACGTCGGCGCCACCCTCGGCCCGATCGCCAAGCCGAAGCGGATCCTGCCGGTGCAGGAGCTGCCGAAGACCCGCTCCGGGAAGATCATGCGGCGACTGCTGCGTGACGTGGCGGAGAACCGCCAGCTCGGCGACGTCACGACGCTGACCGACTCCACGGTCATGGACCTCATCCAGGCCAAGCTGCCGGCGGCGCCCAGCGAGGACTGA
- the nhaA gene encoding Na+/H+ antiporter NhaA has product MAAPRTTPTRKVLDRLSLPERTFVADALRTETVGGVLLLLAAVTALVWVNIPALRDSYESVSQFHFGPEALGLDLSVAHWAADGLLAIFFFVAGIELKRELVAGDLKDPRTAALPVIAALCGMAVPALVYTLTNLTGGGSLAGWAVPTATDIAFALAVLAVIGTSLPNALRAFLLTLAVVDDLFAILIIAVFFTDDLNFAALAGAVAALAVFWLLLRKGVRGWYVYVPLALVVWALMYNSGVHATIAGVAMGLMLRCSRRDGEERSPGEHIEHLVRPLSAGLAVPLFALFSAGVAVSGDALAKVFTQPETLGVVLGLVVGKAVGIFGGTWLTARFTRASLSDDLAWPDVFAVSSLAGIGFTVSLLIGELAFEGDQVLTDGVKAAVLSGSLVAAVLATVLLKLRNAKYQALWAAEERDDDLDGIPDIYEQDDPAYHLRMAEIYERKAAEHRRLAEVAGGAGVGDDGPA; this is encoded by the coding sequence GTGGCCGCGCCCCGTACCACCCCCACCCGCAAGGTCCTCGACCGGCTCTCCCTGCCGGAACGGACCTTCGTGGCGGACGCGCTGCGCACGGAGACCGTCGGCGGTGTGCTGCTGCTCCTGGCCGCCGTCACCGCGCTGGTCTGGGTCAACATCCCCGCGCTGCGCGACAGCTACGAGAGCGTCAGCCAGTTCCACTTCGGCCCCGAGGCTCTCGGCCTCGACCTGTCCGTGGCGCACTGGGCGGCCGACGGGCTCCTCGCGATCTTCTTCTTCGTCGCCGGCATCGAACTCAAACGCGAACTGGTCGCCGGTGACCTCAAGGACCCGAGGACCGCCGCGCTGCCCGTGATCGCCGCGCTGTGCGGCATGGCCGTACCCGCGCTCGTCTACACGCTCACCAACCTCACCGGCGGCGGCTCGCTGGCCGGCTGGGCGGTGCCCACGGCCACCGACATCGCCTTCGCGCTGGCCGTGCTCGCCGTCATCGGCACCTCCCTGCCGAACGCACTGCGGGCCTTCCTGCTCACCCTTGCCGTCGTCGACGACCTGTTCGCGATCCTGATCATCGCGGTGTTCTTCACGGACGACCTGAACTTCGCCGCGCTCGCCGGCGCCGTCGCCGCGCTCGCCGTCTTCTGGCTGCTGCTGAGGAAGGGCGTACGCGGGTGGTACGTGTACGTTCCGCTCGCGCTCGTCGTCTGGGCGCTGATGTACAACAGCGGCGTGCACGCCACGATCGCCGGGGTCGCGATGGGGCTGATGCTGCGCTGCAGCCGGCGTGACGGGGAGGAACGCTCCCCCGGCGAGCACATCGAGCATCTGGTGCGCCCCCTGTCAGCCGGTCTGGCGGTACCGCTGTTCGCCCTGTTCAGCGCGGGTGTCGCGGTGTCGGGCGACGCACTGGCGAAGGTGTTCACGCAGCCGGAGACGCTCGGGGTCGTGCTCGGGCTGGTGGTCGGCAAGGCGGTCGGGATCTTCGGCGGGACCTGGCTGACCGCCCGCTTCACCCGGGCCTCGCTCTCCGACGACCTGGCCTGGCCGGACGTCTTCGCCGTCTCCTCCCTCGCCGGGATCGGCTTCACCGTGTCGCTGCTCATCGGTGAACTGGCCTTCGAGGGCGACCAGGTGCTCACCGACGGCGTCAAGGCCGCCGTCCTCAGCGGTTCGCTCGTCGCGGCGGTCCTGGCGACCGTCCTGCTGAAGCTGCGGAACGCCAAGTACCAGGCACTGTGGGCCGCCGAGGAGCGCGACGACGACCTCGACGGCATCCCCGACATCTACGAACAGGACGACCCTGCGTACCACCTGCGCATGGCGGAGATCTACGAACGCAAGGCCGCGGAACATCGCAGGCTTGCCGAAGTGGCGGGCGGGGCAGGCGTCGGCGACGACGGTCCGGCATGA
- a CDS encoding phage holin family protein → MSAPDGSPVGAERSVGQLVASATAEMSALVHDEIALAKAQLRQDVKRGAIGGGAFTAAGAVLIFSLPMLSFALAYGIHTWTDWNLALCFLLSFLANVVVAIVLGLVGVVFSKKAKKSQGPQKVAASMKETAGVLQNAKPHPRRTAPADGAVEAVARSSS, encoded by the coding sequence ATGAGCGCACCCGACGGCAGCCCGGTCGGAGCCGAACGCAGCGTCGGCCAGCTGGTCGCCTCGGCGACGGCCGAGATGTCCGCGCTGGTGCACGACGAGATCGCGCTGGCCAAGGCCCAGCTCAGGCAGGACGTCAAGCGAGGCGCGATCGGAGGCGGGGCGTTCACCGCGGCCGGCGCGGTACTGATCTTCTCCCTGCCGATGCTGAGCTTCGCCCTGGCGTACGGCATCCACACCTGGACCGACTGGAACCTCGCGCTCTGCTTCCTGCTGTCGTTCCTGGCGAACGTGGTGGTCGCGATCGTGCTGGGGCTCGTCGGTGTCGTCTTCTCCAAGAAGGCCAAGAAGAGCCAGGGCCCGCAGAAGGTCGCCGCGTCCATGAAGGAGACGGCAGGCGTGCTGCAGAACGCCAAGCCGCACCCCCGCCGGACCGCCCCGGCCGACGGCGCCGTCGAGGCTGTGGCACGCTCGTCGTCATGA
- a CDS encoding alpha/beta hydrolase, with product MTDPATAPAAPWNQPASPVRLDVPGAKELIHRDVAANGARFHIAEVGDGPLVLLLHGFPQFWWTWRHQMVSLAEAGFRAVAMDLRGVGGSDRTPRGYDPANLALDITGVVRSLGEPDAALVGHDLGGYLAWTAAVMRPKLVRRLAVSSMPHPRRWRSAMLSDVKQTSAGSYIWGFQRPWIPERQLTADDGALVGRLIRDWSGPRLPDDEAVEAYQRAMCIPSTAHCSIEPYRWMVRSMARPDGIQFNRRMKRPVRVPTLHLHGSLDPVMRTRSAAGSGEYVEAPYRWRLFDGLGHFPHEEDPVAFSTELINWLKDPEPDR from the coding sequence ATGACCGACCCCGCGACCGCCCCGGCCGCCCCCTGGAATCAGCCCGCGTCTCCCGTACGGCTCGACGTGCCCGGCGCCAAGGAGCTGATCCACCGGGACGTGGCCGCCAACGGCGCGCGCTTCCACATCGCCGAGGTGGGCGACGGACCGCTGGTGCTGCTGCTGCACGGCTTCCCGCAGTTCTGGTGGACCTGGCGGCACCAGATGGTCTCCCTCGCCGAGGCCGGGTTCCGGGCCGTGGCCATGGACCTGCGCGGAGTCGGCGGCAGCGACCGCACCCCCCGGGGTTACGACCCGGCGAACCTCGCCCTCGACATCACCGGCGTCGTCCGGTCCCTCGGCGAGCCCGACGCCGCGCTGGTCGGCCACGACCTGGGCGGCTATCTGGCGTGGACGGCGGCCGTGATGCGCCCCAAGCTCGTGCGGCGGCTCGCGGTCTCCTCGATGCCGCACCCGCGGCGCTGGCGCTCGGCCATGCTCTCCGACGTCAAGCAGACCTCCGCGGGCTCCTACATCTGGGGCTTCCAGCGGCCATGGATCCCCGAGCGGCAGCTCACCGCCGACGACGGCGCCCTGGTCGGCCGGCTGATCCGGGACTGGTCGGGGCCGCGGCTGCCCGACGACGAGGCCGTGGAGGCGTACCAGCGGGCGATGTGCATCCCGTCGACCGCGCACTGCTCGATCGAGCCGTACCGGTGGATGGTGCGGTCCATGGCCCGCCCCGACGGCATCCAGTTCAACCGCCGGATGAAGCGGCCGGTCCGGGTGCCCACCCTCCATCTGCACGGTTCGCTCGACCCGGTGATGCGCACGCGCAGTGCGGCCGGCTCCGGGGAGTACGTCGAAGCGCCCTACCGTTGGCGGCTGTTCGACGGTCTGGGACACTTCCCGCACGAGGAGGACCCGGTGGCGTTCTCGACCGAGCTCATCAACTGGCTGAAGGATCCCGAGCCCGACCGGTGA
- a CDS encoding MarP family serine protease — translation MNVLDILLLVAAVWFAIVGYRQGFVVGILSVIGFLGGGLAAVYALPFIWDWMTDNSEVSTAAAVVAVVIVIVCASVGQALTTHLGNKLRRYITWSPARALDATGGALVNVVAMLLVAWLIGSALAGTTLPTLGKEVRNSKVLQGVAGALPNQADTWFADFSSVLTQNGFPQVFSPFSNEPITEVQPPDPALASSPAAQRAKRSIVKVMGTAQSCGKVLEGTGFVFGERRVMTNAHVVGGVDEPTVQIGGEGRKYDAKVVLYDWERDIAVLDVPGLKAPALQFTTKDAVSSDDAIVAGFPENGAYDIRPARVRGRITANGADIYKRGTVHRDVYSLYATVRQGNSGGPLLTTDGKVYGVVFAKSLDDSETGYALTADEVEEDIAKGRTANQQVDSDSCAL, via the coding sequence GTGAACGTGCTGGACATCCTGTTGCTGGTCGCCGCCGTCTGGTTCGCGATCGTGGGCTATCGACAGGGCTTCGTCGTCGGCATCCTGTCGGTGATCGGCTTCCTCGGCGGCGGTCTCGCCGCGGTGTACGCCCTGCCCTTCATCTGGGACTGGATGACCGACAACTCCGAGGTCAGCACGGCCGCCGCGGTCGTCGCGGTGGTCATCGTGATCGTCTGCGCCTCCGTCGGCCAGGCCCTGACCACCCACCTCGGCAACAAGCTGCGCCGCTACATCACCTGGTCCCCGGCCCGCGCCCTGGACGCCACCGGCGGCGCCCTCGTCAACGTCGTCGCGATGCTCCTGGTCGCCTGGCTGATCGGTTCCGCACTCGCCGGGACGACCCTGCCCACGCTCGGCAAGGAGGTCCGCAACTCCAAGGTGCTCCAGGGCGTGGCCGGTGCCCTGCCCAACCAGGCGGACACCTGGTTCGCGGACTTCTCCTCCGTCCTCACACAGAACGGCTTCCCGCAGGTCTTCAGCCCGTTCTCGAACGAGCCGATCACCGAGGTCCAGCCCCCCGACCCCGCCCTCGCGAGCAGCCCGGCCGCCCAGCGCGCCAAGCGATCCATCGTCAAGGTCATGGGCACCGCCCAGAGTTGCGGCAAGGTCCTGGAGGGCACCGGCTTCGTCTTCGGCGAGCGCCGGGTGATGACCAACGCGCACGTGGTCGGCGGAGTCGACGAACCCACCGTCCAGATCGGCGGCGAGGGCCGCAAGTACGACGCCAAGGTCGTCCTCTACGACTGGGAGCGCGACATCGCCGTCCTGGACGTGCCCGGCCTCAAGGCGCCCGCGCTGCAGTTCACCACCAAGGACGCCGTCAGCAGCGACGACGCGATCGTCGCGGGCTTCCCGGAGAACGGCGCGTACGACATCCGCCCCGCGCGCGTGCGCGGTCGCATCACGGCCAACGGCGCCGACATCTACAAGCGCGGCACCGTCCACCGTGACGTCTACTCGCTCTACGCGACCGTCCGCCAGGGCAACTCCGGCGGTCCGCTGCTCACGACCGACGGCAAGGTCTACGGCGTGGTCTTCGCGAAGTCCCTCGACGACTCGGAGACGGGCTACGCCCTCACCGCGGACGAGGTGGAGGAGGACATCGCCAAGGGCCGTACGGCCAACCAGCAGGTGGACAGCGACAGCTGCGCGCTCTGA